Part of the Candidatus Thermoplasmatota archaeon genome is shown below.
GTTTGAATTCTGAAGGAGAGATAGAATGGGCAGTTGTCCGCGCTTAATCGGTAATCAGGCTCGCTTGGAGAGATCGTTCGCACTTGCAGTCTTTGGCCTATTGCTGGGAACTGCACTGCTGACCATTCCCTCTACTCACTCAAGCGGCATGTCAGATGGAACGAGCACTCGTGCAACGGATGATGTCAGTGTCAACTGGAATCCCGTGACGAGCGGGCTTCCAACGGACAGGGAATACTACGGCGTCTACTTCGGGGACGTGAACAACGACGGCAGGCTTGATGTCGCCGCCCAGGGAGGCGGCACGCACGTCTACGTTGGAGACGGACAGGGGAACTTCATCGAGCAGTCCAGCGGTCTTCCGGGAGCTGGAGGGGATGTAGACCTCATCCTCGCGGACTTCAACAACGACGGGAATCTCGACGTCGTTGGCAACCAGGTCTTCATGGGTAACGGCGGCGAGGGCGGTTCGATGGTTTGGACGCCTGATCTCACCCCCGGCGGGTGGAACGCCCTGACAGCTGCGGACGTCAACCTCGACGGGAACATGGACCTAATCGCGGGGACGCCAGCAGGAGTCCGCGTGTGGGCCGGAGACGGCGGGGTCGGAGGTAGCATGGTCTGGACCGATTCCTCTGTTGGACTGCCGAACTCGGGCAACTTCTGGGGGGTTGCGATCGGGGACGTCAACGGTGACGGAAAGCCCGACATAGTCACAGCGGACAATCTCAACGGGATAAAAGCTTGGACGGGAAACGGCCTTCCCGGTGCCGCTCTGAACTGGACGGACGCGTACACGGGGACGGACCTTCCCACGACGGGGATGTACTCAAGCGTGGACCTTGGAGACGTGGACAATGACGGAGATCTCGACATTGCGGCGACAGCGTACTACACACCGCAGGGAGTCAGGGTCTGGCTCGGCAACGGAGGCACAGGAGGGAGCATGACCTGGACCGACAATTCCACGGGTCTTGACACGGTCACGGACAGATATCTCGCCGTGTCGCTGCAGGACCTGGACAATGATGGCGATCTTGACATATTCGCATCTCACTACCAGGGCGCAGGCCTGAGGATTTGGCTCGGCGACGGTGGCGCTGGGGGAAGCATGACCTGGACCGAGGAGTCGACCGGTCTCCCGTCTGGCAACTTCGTCGACATCGACGCTGGCGATTACAACAATGACGGCAAGATAGACTTCGTGACCAGCTACAACGGCGGCGTGGAGATATGGGAGAACGAACGTCCCGACCTCCTCATAACGGGATACACGGAGATCTCGACAGGACTGCCCGCGAGCTTGAGATGGGCGGACGTCGTTTTCGAGGATGTGAACCGCGACGGAAAGCTGGATGTGGGCTTCACGAGCTTCCAGAATGAGATGAGGGGACTGCGGGTCTTCCTCGGCGATGGAAGCGGGAGTTGGGTCAACAGCTCGAGCGGGCTGTCGATGACCGGCGGCTACGGCGGCCTGAGATTCGATGACCTGAACCATGACGGAGCTCAAGACATAGTTGCAGCCGGGCTGAACGGATTCGTTGGCTTGGATGTATGGAGCGGGAACGGGTCAGGCGCATGGACCCAAGAGGGGAGTGCGAGTTCGGACTTCGGAGGGGGTATCGAGAAGGGCGATCTGAACAACGATGGCAACACCGATATCGTGACTGGCTTCTATACAGGTAATTCGGGGCCGATGGTCTTCCTGGGCGATGGGAACTTCAGCTGGAGCCCGGACGAGGGACCTCCGGCGTCCACGATGAGCGTGGACGATGCCGCCATCGGCGATGTCAACCACGACGGGAAGATGGATTTCACGGCAAGCTCAATGGACAGCGTGGGCGTCCAGGTGTGGACAGGGAACGGTTCCGGATTGGCGGACTCCTGGATCAGGAACGATACCGGACTGCCAACGGTTGGAGTCTACCTGGGACTCGCATTCGGAGACGTGAACCATGACGGCAATCTGGACCTCGCAGCCGCGCGCTACGCAGCCCTCAAGGGCATGTTCGTATTCACTGGGAACGGAGGGTCTGGAGGCTCGATGCTCTGGGAAGGCAATTCGTCCGGTCTTCCGACCACGGGAGAATACGGAGGTGCAGAGCTGTGCGATCTGGATCTTGATGGCAACCTTGATCTCGTCTTCGCGGGAAGCGGGAGCGGCGCAGAGGGCGTCACAGTCCGCATGGGCAATGGCGGTGCAGGAGGAGTCTTGAGCTGGTCTGACCCTTCGCTCACGGGCCTGCCCACCACGGGCGAGTACTGGGGCATAGCGTGCGGCGATGTGAACAACGATGGCCTTCTCGAAATCGGTGCCGCTGGGGACGGAGGGGTTGAGGTCTGGACACCGATCCTCCAAGGACCCTCTTCCCCCATCGTCACGCTCTCCGTTCCCGACGGAGCGCAGGACTGGAGCGGGAACAGCGTGCACGACATCATCTGGAACATGAGCGACCTTCAGGACGCGAACACTCTTCTCACGGTTTACATCAACTACTCCTTCAACGCAGGAACCACGACAGGCACGATCGCAGGGCCAATAGCGGGCGGACCAAACCCCAACGTGTACTCATGGACGACTCCCTTCCTGAACGCCACTGACGTCGCGGTGAACGTGACGGCCATCGACACGGACGCCTACACAGCGTGGGCAGAGGCGTTTGTTCCCATTGTGGATTCGACCCCTCCTGCCGTCCTGTCGACAATTCCGGTCGACGGATCCACTGACGTGTCAAGGAGCGCCACCGTCCAGGCAAGCTGGAGTGAAGGGATGAATGCGTCATCGACCGAAACGGCATTCTCACTATTGGATAACTCAACCTGGACCGCTGTCCCTGGGCAGACATCCTGGATCGGGGACACTATCGTCTTCACTCCGGACAGTCTTCTCGATACGAATCGGTCTTACACCGCCAATTTCACCGCTGTGGCGAGTGATGATTCTGACCCAGGAAACAATCTCGTCTCCCCCTATTCCTGGAGCTTCCGCGCAACGGTCAACGCTGACACGTTCCCCCCAGAGATCGGCGAGGTGAGTGCGCAACCGTCCCCTCAGGAAGTCTACAACAATGTCAATGTGTCCGCTAACGTGACCGACGACTTCGGCCTCCAGTCCGTGGTAGTGAACATCACACAGCCCGACATGTCCTGGTCGAACACGAGCTTGAACCCTGCTGGCGGGGACTATTACTACCTGAACATGACGTACAACGAGCTCGGGGACTATTCCTTCATGATCTGGGCCAGCGATGTGTACGAGAATTGGAACTCATCGTCTGGAACGTTCCGAATCGTCGATACGACGCCTCCAGACTTCACTCACGCCCCGCCAGGAACTTGGCGGGTGGAGGAGACCTCCAGTCTATCTGTGACAGTGATCGACAATTTCCTCCTCCAATCTGTGAGAGTGAACTACACGGACACGGACGGGGTCGTGCACAACGAGAGCATGAGCCTGCTTGGTGGGGACGAGTTCAACTACGTCGTTGAGGCTCAATCCAACGCGGGGATGCTGACGTACTTCTTCTGGGCGAACGACAGTGATGGAAATGGAGCTCGAAGTCAAGCATATGACGCGGAGATTACCGAGACGAGGCCTCTCCCGCCGGAGAATCTCACCGTCACGCCGGAGGACAGGAGAGTCCTGTTTCTGCGGTGGGACCCGCCAACGGAGAACGAGGACGGTTCGCCTCTGACCGGCCGAAGGGAATTCAACATTTACAGGATGACTGAGTCTGGGGGGTTAAGGTTCCAACTGAACACAGAGCGCCTCTATTCCACGGCCTTCTACGATGAGGATCTCGGCGATGGCAGGACCTACTACTATGTGGTCACGGCGGTGAACAAGCGAGGCCTGGAATCCGATTACTCGGACGAGGCGTCCGGAACGACGACCAAAACCCAGACGGAGGACTACACGTGGCTGATCCTCCTAGTCATCCTAATCGTCATCATCGTCGTCACTCTGAGTATCCTTCTGATGCGAAGGAGGAAGGAGTCCTTCGAGGAAGCTGGCGAAGAGGCCCCGCCCAGCGAGGACGAGACTCAGTCAGAACAGATGTAGTCGATGAACTCGTTCAGCGGGAAGCCGTCCTCCCATTTCATGACGAAGTAGTCCTTGGGCGTGACCCTCGCCTTGGGGAGCCTTCTGTACAGCGTCCTCTGCTGGCCCTTGAACTGTTTCTTCACGGGCAACGTGAAGAGCCGCCACGCGTCCCCGCGCCGCCCCTTGAGCCTGTAGGCGTAGATCGGAACGAGGCCCGCCTTGCCGCATTTCTCTATCATATCCTCGGCCTGGTTCGTCACCCTCGTGGACTGGCTGAACCTGAGCGTGCTGAATTTGGATGACTTCACCTCGATCGGAAATCCTATGTCACCGCGCAGCGCCATCAGGTCGACTCCGAAGGAGCCCGCCGCGCGCATGACGATGAAGGGGCTGTCGTGTATCCTCTTGTAGTTGACCGTCTCCTCTTCGTCGCACGACCTCGTGACCTTGTCCAGCATCTCAAGGTCGCCCTGCAAGATGCCCTTGAGCTCCCGCTCGAAAATACCTCTTGCCACTGGAAGGATAATATACATTCACTCTTATAAATGTGACTGGGGATTTGTCAGTAAAGATACCATTATCCCCCAACGCAGGATGAGGCTCCGTGATGATCAGGGAAACTAATGTTTACGATAGGGAGGATCTCCTGCATCTTTTCGCGTGCCAGGGGCACGAAGATCAGAGGTACGCTGGCGTCAACGAGAGCTTTGAGAATCTTTACCGCGGATGGAGAAGGAGAGGTCTCACAACCAGATTCGAGGGCGAGATCTTTCACGTCGTGGATGAGAGGGACGGCGAGATCGTGGGCATCTGCGGCATGAGCATTTCCACGGACGGCCAGACATCGATGGGTGAGCTGACGGCGATGTACGTCAAACCGGAGTACAGGAGGAAGGGCATCGCCCTCGGGCTCATGAAGAAGGTCTTGGAGCTTGCGAGGAAGAAAGGCGTCGAGTTCATCTTCGCTTGGACGAGGCATGAGGCAATCGCCGCGAAGGCGCTCTACGAGAAGGCGGGGTACGAGGAGAATGTCCAGCCCGTCTACTACAAGATCGTGGATGAGACAAAGCCCGCTAAACCCGAACAGGCGGGCTGAAAGCCCCTTCCCTCAGTGAGACCCTCGCTTCCGCCATCCATGTCTCGACTGCCGCGAGGTTGTGTATCGAGAGCAGCCTCATGGCGAGCATTTCCTTTTCCTTGTACAGGTGGTGGATGTAGCCAGCAGTGAACTCCCCGCAGGCGTAGCACCCGCAGTCCGCGTCGAGCGGGTCCATCACGCCCTCGAAACGCCTCTTCCGTATGTCATGCGACCCGCCGCCCGCGAAGAAGGTCCCGTGCCTGGCATTTCTGGCAGGAAAAGCGCTGTCGAAGATATCCACTCCAGCGGACACGTAGTGCCTAAGGTCACCCAAGCTGCCTATCCCGAGCAGATGCTTCGGTGACGCCGGGGGCAGTCCCTTCAGCGAGGCCTCGACCATCGCCATGGTTGTCTCCTTCGGTTCGCCCAGACCCAGTCCGCCGATCCCGAAGCCGTCGAACTCCAATTCCGCCACGGTGCGAGCATGGTCCTTCCTGAGCTCTGCGTCCCCGCCGCCTTGGACTATCCCGAAGAGCAGAGTGTCCTCGGACTCTCGAGCCGCCAGACTCTCCTCCGCCCACTTCGCCGTCCTCTCCATGGACAGCAGGGTCCTCTTCTCGTTGCTGCCGAGCGGAGGGCAGTCGTCGAGAGAGAAGGCCACGTCGGAGCCCATCTCCTCCTGCAGGAGGAGCGAACCGCCCGGGTCGAGAAGATAGGGCGTGCCGTCGGGGAGCTTGAACGACATCCCTTCATCTGACAGACGGAATGAGAAGTCCTTTCTGATGAGCTGGAACCCGCCGCAGTCCGTGAAGATGACCCTGTCCCATTTCATGAACTCGTGGATCCCGCCCGCCTTCGCGACCGCATCCCTGCCTCGGAGCAGGAAATGGAACGAGTTCACGATGATCCCGTGTGCACCGATCGACCTGAGCTCATCGGGCGTGAGGGTCTTCACGACGCCTTTCGTAGCGACTGGCAGGAACGCCGGGGTCTCGAGGTCCCCGTGAGCGGTCCTCAGGACTCCCGCCCGGGCGCCTGATCTCTCATCTTCCGCTAGAATCCTGAACATGACATCACCTGAACACGAGCATCGCATCGCCGAAGCTGTAGAACCTGTATTCCTCTTCGACCGCTTGCGCGTACGCCTCTAGCAGCCTGTCCTGGCCCGCATAGGCCGAGACGAGCATGAGGACCGTCGAACGAGGAAGGTGAAAGTTCGTGATCAGGGCATCCATCCTCACGCTGAATTCGTACGGGGGATGTATGAAGAGGTCGGTCCAGCCCTTCGACGCCGCGATCCTTCCGTCCCTCTGACTGCTCTCCAGAGCCCTCACGGTTGTCGTCCCGACGGCGAAGAGCCTTCCGCCGGACTCGACGGTCTCGTTGATCAGCCGAGCCGCATCACCAGGGATCTCGAAGTGCTCCTCCTCCATCGAATGGCCCTCGACCTCTGCGGTCTTGACCGGAAGGAACGTCCCCGGACCCACGTGAAGCGTGATCCTTGCGGTCCTGACCCCCTTGGAGGACAGTTCGCGCATCAGTTCGGGCGTGAAGTGAAGCCCCGCTGTCGGGGCCGCGATCGAGCCGTCCGCGCTCGCGTACACGGTCTGGTACCTGTCGCCGTCGTCCAACTCCTCCTTGATGTACGGAGGGACTGGCATCTCTCCGAACTCCCGCAGAAAGGCATCGAAGTCCGGTGTGTCGAACCTGACGAGAAGGCGCCCGCCAGACTTCCTCACCACCTCCGCCGACGTGTCTCCAATGAGGATCGACTCGCCCTCTCTCATCCGACCCTTGCCCAGACACGACCAGTTGTCTCCCTCTCTCCTGAGCAGCAACAGCTCCACCGCGCCGCCGGTCCTGCGCCGACCCTTCAGGCGGGCGGGGATCACCTTCGTGTCGTTGAGAACGAGAACGTCCCCTTCGTTCATGTACTCGGGCAGGTCAGAGAACCTCCGGTGCCTGACTCCGTCCTCCTGCAGGACCATCAGTCTCGAATCCCCGCGGACCGCCGTCGGCCTTTGGGCAATGAGCCCCTTCGGCAAGGGGTAGTCGAAATCCTCGACCTTCATACGCACTCAGGGCTCGAAAGGGAGCACTCACTTAAAACTCTTGTACTTCTCCTTGATGACCTTCATCGCCTTCTTGAGATCGTCCACGGCCAGCGCGACCTTGGCCTTCTCCAGGAGATAGATGGACTCTATGTTCACTCCTGCCCGCGTCATTCTCTTCGCGAGCTTGGCGAGTTCGCCAGGACGGTCGATGAGGTCCAACACGATGATGTTCTTCTCATCGTACTTGTATCCTGCCCGCGACAGCGCCCTCTTCGTCGTGTTCACGTCGTTCGTCACTATCCTCAGGAAGGCGTCCGGATGCGAGTTCTCGCTCGCTATAGCCTCGATATTCACCGAGCTCTGCGCCAGCGCTTCCGCGATCCTGGCGAGTTCACCGCGCTTGTTGTCAGAATATACCTTGAATTCCTTCATTTCCCACCCTTCTCGCGGTTCTGAATTGTCCCATAACGTAGAAATAGCTTTCGCAACTACGCCCCGGCCTCGGTCCTCTTCGCGAGAGAGGCCTCCGCCCAATACGAGTAGCCTTTCAGCCCGAAGCCGAAGATCGGGATGCTCACCACCGAGAGGATTGTCTTGAGTATCGTCACGGAGGCGATGCTTCCGAGCAGGTCGTTGGTTCCGATGATCCCCGTGTACGCAATCGTGTGGAAGAGCACGGTATCGATTGCCATCACGATTATGAGTGTCACGACGTACTTCACGTAGATGTTCTTTTTCCACTTGTGATAGAGGAAGTTGTTGAGGTACATCGCCACCACGAACGCTATGAGGCTGCCGAAGACTATCCTCGCCTCAGTTCCCAGAAGCCAGTTGAATGTGGCGTGCCCGTGGTCGGGGAACACGCCGGTCTTCTCGGGCATGAGCGCCTCCATGTAGAGGTTCAGCAGGAACAGGAAGTTGGCGAAGATCCCCGCGATTATGATGTTGGTCTTCTCCTTCGGGCCCTCCTTCTCGTTTATTATATTGGCGATCAGGAATATAGAGAGATATGCGATGACCCCAGCAGGGACGAAGTTGTACTCCTCGGGCATGAAGGGGAGGTACTCGCCCCTTATCGCGGTCAGAACCTGGGCGGTCACAAAGAGTCCACCGATCGAGGCATACAGAAGTTCCTTTCTCATGTCTCTCTCACCGAGACGACAATGGGCGGGACAAATAAAGGTTACACGGGACTACGGGACGAGCCTGACCCTGTCCCTTGGGAAGAGCACGCACTCCCTGATGTTCTTGACGTCCAGCACTGTCTGCAGCAACCGCTCGGCTCCCAGACCGAAACCGCCGTGTGGCGGCATGCCGTACCTGAAGGCCTTGAGATAGAACTCGAACTCCTCGAAATCGAGGTTGTTCTCCTCCATCTGCTTTGTGAGGACGTCGTATCTGTGCTCCCTCTGCCCGCCGGAAACGATCTCCAGTCCCCTGCAGCCCAAATCGAAGTAGCCAGTCAGCTCGGGGTCTTGAGCCTTCCGCATCGCGTAGAACGTCTTCCCGACCACCGACGTGGGGAACTCCGTGATGAAGTAGAAATCCTCGCCGTGCTTCTCCTTGACCCACTTGCCGACGAGCTTCTCGCCCTCCGTGTCCATGCCGCCCTCGGGGTCTGTCCCCTTTCCCAGGCCGCCGAGGTATCCGACGCACTCCTCGTGGGTGACCCGCCTGAGCGGGAGCTTCGGAAGGACCATGTCGACAGGCCACAGCTCGAGACTGTGGCTGCCCTCCTCCTTCATCGCCTTCAGGACATGATACACGAGCCTCTCGCAGAGGTCCATCACGTCCTCGGACGACTTGATGAAGGACATCTCGGCGTCCACGGAGATGAACTCGGCAATGTGTCTGACAGTGTCAGACGCCTCGGCCCTGTAGGCGGGCGCGATCTCGTAGATACGCTCGAACCCGGCACCCATGAGGATCTGCTTGTACAGTTGCGGGCTCTGGGCCAGGTACGCCTCGCTGTCGAAGTACTTGAGCGGGAAAAGCGTCGCCCCGCCCTCGGCGCCGGCAGCCACAATCTTGGGAGTATGCACCTCGAGGAAGCCGTTGTCCGTGAAGAAGCCCCGCATCGCGCGCTCCATTATGTCCCTGAGCTTGAACAGCGCGAGCACCTTCTCCTTCCTCAGGTCGAGGAACCTGTTGTTCAGGCGCGTGTCGAGGTCGGCCCCGACCGGATCTATCACGCCGAGCGGCAGGGGTGTCCCCGCCTCGGAGATGAGCTCGAACGATTCCACCATCAGCTCGAACCCGTTGATGACCTCCTTGTTCTCCTGGACAATGCCGTCGACGGTCACCACGGACTCGCGCGGCACATTCGCGATCTTCTCGAAGAGCTCCGGGTCGTTCTTCTTGATCGCGGTGACCTGGAAGACGCCCTCGCGCTCGCGCATTATGATGAACGCTATCCCTCCAAGGTTGCGGACGTCCTGTATCCAGCCCGCCATCCTGACCTTCTGGCCCGATGAACCCTCGTCCACGGAGGAGATGTGAGTGATCTCTGTCATGACAGTGTTGGTGATGGGCGTTCACGTAATAAAATAATCGTTGACTAGATCAGGTCCATGAACTCCTCGACCAGCTCGGGGAGTTCCCTCTGTATGACCTTCAGTATGTTGAGCACCGACAGGTGGTCGAGGTTCTCCCTCGACAATACCTCGATGATCTTGTCGAACGTCTCATCGGACAGCGTGACCAGCTTCTCCTTCGCCATCCAGTTGCGGAATAGCGCCTCCTCGAGCCGCTTTCTCCAGCCCTTCTCGTACTTGTCGAGCATCTCCGCGGAGAAGTCCTTCGCCTGCGCGGCCTCCGCCAAGACCTCTCCGGCGACGCGGCCGGCCTTGCACGCGTTCGCGATCCCCCCGCCAGTTATCGGGTCGACCAGCCTCGCGGCGTCCCCCACGAGCAGGAGCCCGTCAGAGACGGTCTTGTCGATCGGAGCGCACGTTGACACCGCACCGGAGACTATCTCGATGACCTTGCCTCCTTTCAGTCGCTCGTCCTTCTCGATGTACTTGTCGAGCCAGTATCTCAGCTCGCCCTTCTTCTTGAGCTTCCGGAGCTGCATTCCCAGGCCCACGTTGGCGGATTCCTCGCTCTTCGGGAACACCCACACGTATCCGCCAGGTGCGCCGCTCCCGAGAATGAACTCGCAGTAGTCCGGGTCCGGTCGGATGTTCGTCATCCTGTACTGCAGGCAGGTCGTGACATCGCGAGGCTTGAGCCTCGTGTCGATTCCGCCCCAGCACCCGACCTGGGACTCGAAGCCGTCCGCTCCTACGACGGCGCCCGCTGAGATCTCCAGCCGTCCGCGAGGCGAGTCCGCGACGACGCCCTTGACGCCACCGTCCTTGATCAGGCCCGTGACTGCTGTCTTCACCATCACGTCTGCGCCCGCTCGGACAGCGTCCTCCACCAGTGCGCGGTCGAAGAGGTCCCTCTCGATGACCGTTCCGACCTCATCGCCAGCTATGCGCTCGTTTATGCAAAAGGAGTTGCCGTTCGGAGAGACGACCTTGGCCCCTTCCACCTCGTAGGCGATCCACTTCTGGTCGAGCTTGATTCCTACCTCGTCTATCCACTCGCGTGCGATGCCTTCCCCGCACCTCACGGGGGAGCCTATCTCCTGCCGCTTCTCCAGCATTAGGACGGATGCACCGCCCTGCGCTGCGTACTTCGCCGTGATGGAGCCCGCAGGACCCGCGCCAACTATGACGACGTCGTAGTGCAAGTCCTCACCCCAGCTGCGAGAGCTTGTGCCCGGTCGGGTAGTCCATGGCGCCCACGGGGCACACCCGCATGCAGAGGCCGCACTGGTTGCAGTCCTCGTTGATCGTAATGAAGACCTCGTTGAGGAATATCGCGTTCTCCGGGCAGGTGCCCACGCACGCACCGCAGTGCATGCACATCATATCGTCAACGGTCATCTTGCCGACATCACGTAGAGTCTGAACCATGCTTCTTCCTCCACTCGTCCAATGGAACGGAGAACTTCTTCTCTACCTCT
Proteins encoded:
- the aspS gene encoding aspartate--tRNA(Asn) ligase, translating into MTEITHISSVDEGSSGQKVRMAGWIQDVRNLGGIAFIIMREREGVFQVTAIKKNDPELFEKIANVPRESVVTVDGIVQENKEVINGFELMVESFELISEAGTPLPLGVIDPVGADLDTRLNNRFLDLRKEKVLALFKLRDIMERAMRGFFTDNGFLEVHTPKIVAAGAEGGATLFPLKYFDSEAYLAQSPQLYKQILMGAGFERIYEIAPAYRAEASDTVRHIAEFISVDAEMSFIKSSEDVMDLCERLVYHVLKAMKEEGSHSLELWPVDMVLPKLPLRRVTHEECVGYLGGLGKGTDPEGGMDTEGEKLVGKWVKEKHGEDFYFITEFPTSVVGKTFYAMRKAQDPELTGYFDLGCRGLEIVSGGQREHRYDVLTKQMEENNLDFEEFEFYLKAFRYGMPPHGGFGLGAERLLQTVLDVKNIRECVLFPRDRVRLVP
- the tgt gene encoding tRNA guanosine(34) transglycosylase Tgt; the encoded protein is MFRILAEDERSGARAGVLRTAHGDLETPAFLPVATKGVVKTLTPDELRSIGAHGIIVNSFHFLLRGRDAVAKAGGIHEFMKWDRVIFTDCGGFQLIRKDFSFRLSDEGMSFKLPDGTPYLLDPGGSLLLQEEMGSDVAFSLDDCPPLGSNEKRTLLSMERTAKWAEESLAARESEDTLLFGIVQGGGDAELRKDHARTVAELEFDGFGIGGLGLGEPKETTMAMVEASLKGLPPASPKHLLGIGSLGDLRHYVSAGVDIFDSAFPARNARHGTFFAGGGSHDIRKRRFEGVMDPLDADCGCYACGEFTAGYIHHLYKEKEMLAMRLLSIHNLAAVETWMAEARVSLREGAFSPPVRV
- a CDS encoding NAD(P)/FAD-dependent oxidoreductase gives rise to the protein MHYDVVIVGAGPAGSITAKYAAQGGASVLMLEKRQEIGSPVRCGEGIAREWIDEVGIKLDQKWIAYEVEGAKVVSPNGNSFCINERIAGDEVGTVIERDLFDRALVEDAVRAGADVMVKTAVTGLIKDGGVKGVVADSPRGRLEISAGAVVGADGFESQVGCWGGIDTRLKPRDVTTCLQYRMTNIRPDPDYCEFILGSGAPGGYVWVFPKSEESANVGLGMQLRKLKKKGELRYWLDKYIEKDERLKGGKVIEIVSGAVSTCAPIDKTVSDGLLLVGDAARLVDPITGGGIANACKAGRVAGEVLAEAAQAKDFSAEMLDKYEKGWRKRLEEALFRNWMAKEKLVTLSDETFDKIIEVLSRENLDHLSVLNILKVIQRELPELVEEFMDLI
- a CDS encoding 4Fe-4S binding protein, with the translated sequence MVQTLRDVGKMTVDDMMCMHCGACVGTCPENAIFLNEVFITINEDCNQCGLCMRVCPVGAMDYPTGHKLSQLG
- a CDS encoding FG-GAP-like repeat-containing protein translates to MGSCPRLIGNQARLERSFALAVFGLLLGTALLTIPSTHSSGMSDGTSTRATDDVSVNWNPVTSGLPTDREYYGVYFGDVNNDGRLDVAAQGGGTHVYVGDGQGNFIEQSSGLPGAGGDVDLILADFNNDGNLDVVGNQVFMGNGGEGGSMVWTPDLTPGGWNALTAADVNLDGNMDLIAGTPAGVRVWAGDGGVGGSMVWTDSSVGLPNSGNFWGVAIGDVNGDGKPDIVTADNLNGIKAWTGNGLPGAALNWTDAYTGTDLPTTGMYSSVDLGDVDNDGDLDIAATAYYTPQGVRVWLGNGGTGGSMTWTDNSTGLDTVTDRYLAVSLQDLDNDGDLDIFASHYQGAGLRIWLGDGGAGGSMTWTEESTGLPSGNFVDIDAGDYNNDGKIDFVTSYNGGVEIWENERPDLLITGYTEISTGLPASLRWADVVFEDVNRDGKLDVGFTSFQNEMRGLRVFLGDGSGSWVNSSSGLSMTGGYGGLRFDDLNHDGAQDIVAAGLNGFVGLDVWSGNGSGAWTQEGSASSDFGGGIEKGDLNNDGNTDIVTGFYTGNSGPMVFLGDGNFSWSPDEGPPASTMSVDDAAIGDVNHDGKMDFTASSMDSVGVQVWTGNGSGLADSWIRNDTGLPTVGVYLGLAFGDVNHDGNLDLAAARYAALKGMFVFTGNGGSGGSMLWEGNSSGLPTTGEYGGAELCDLDLDGNLDLVFAGSGSGAEGVTVRMGNGGAGGVLSWSDPSLTGLPTTGEYWGIACGDVNNDGLLEIGAAGDGGVEVWTPILQGPSSPIVTLSVPDGAQDWSGNSVHDIIWNMSDLQDANTLLTVYINYSFNAGTTTGTIAGPIAGGPNPNVYSWTTPFLNATDVAVNVTAIDTDAYTAWAEAFVPIVDSTPPAVLSTIPVDGSTDVSRSATVQASWSEGMNASSTETAFSLLDNSTWTAVPGQTSWIGDTIVFTPDSLLDTNRSYTANFTAVASDDSDPGNNLVSPYSWSFRATVNADTFPPEIGEVSAQPSPQEVYNNVNVSANVTDDFGLQSVVVNITQPDMSWSNTSLNPAGGDYYYLNMTYNELGDYSFMIWASDVYENWNSSSGTFRIVDTTPPDFTHAPPGTWRVEETSSLSVTVIDNFLLQSVRVNYTDTDGVVHNESMSLLGGDEFNYVVEAQSNAGMLTYFFWANDSDGNGARSQAYDAEITETRPLPPENLTVTPEDRRVLFLRWDPPTENEDGSPLTGRREFNIYRMTESGGLRFQLNTERLYSTAFYDEDLGDGRTYYYVVTAVNKRGLESDYSDEASGTTTKTQTEDYTWLILLVILIVIIVVTLSILLMRRRKESFEEAGEEAPPSEDETQSEQM
- a CDS encoding GNAT family N-acetyltransferase, with product MIRETNVYDREDLLHLFACQGHEDQRYAGVNESFENLYRGWRRRGLTTRFEGEIFHVVDERDGEIVGICGMSISTDGQTSMGELTAMYVKPEYRRKGIALGLMKKVLELARKKGVEFIFAWTRHEAIAAKALYEKAGYEENVQPVYYKIVDETKPAKPEQAG
- a CDS encoding Holliday junction resolvase, producing the protein MARGIFERELKGILQGDLEMLDKVTRSCDEEETVNYKRIHDSPFIVMRAAGSFGVDLMALRGDIGFPIEVKSSKFSTLRFSQSTRVTNQAEDMIEKCGKAGLVPIYAYRLKGRRGDAWRLFTLPVKKQFKGQQRTLYRRLPKARVTPKDYFVMKWEDGFPLNEFIDYICSD
- a CDS encoding queuosine precursor transporter, with product MRKELLYASIGGLFVTAQVLTAIRGEYLPFMPEEYNFVPAGVIAYLSIFLIANIINEKEGPKEKTNIIIAGIFANFLFLLNLYMEALMPEKTGVFPDHGHATFNWLLGTEARIVFGSLIAFVVAMYLNNFLYHKWKKNIYVKYVVTLIIVMAIDTVLFHTIAYTGIIGTNDLLGSIASVTILKTILSVVSIPIFGFGLKGYSYWAEASLAKRTEAGA
- the queA gene encoding tRNA preQ1(34) S-adenosylmethionine ribosyltransferase-isomerase QueA, translating into MKVEDFDYPLPKGLIAQRPTAVRGDSRLMVLQEDGVRHRRFSDLPEYMNEGDVLVLNDTKVIPARLKGRRRTGGAVELLLLRREGDNWSCLGKGRMREGESILIGDTSAEVVRKSGGRLLVRFDTPDFDAFLREFGEMPVPPYIKEELDDGDRYQTVYASADGSIAAPTAGLHFTPELMRELSSKGVRTARITLHVGPGTFLPVKTAEVEGHSMEEEHFEIPGDAARLINETVESGGRLFAVGTTTVRALESSQRDGRIAASKGWTDLFIHPPYEFSVRMDALITNFHLPRSTVLMLVSAYAGQDRLLEAYAQAVEEEYRFYSFGDAMLVFR